A stretch of Henckelia pumila isolate YLH828 chromosome 4, ASM3356847v2, whole genome shotgun sequence DNA encodes these proteins:
- the LOC140862948 gene encoding NAC domain-containing protein JA2L-like: MGLQETDPLSQLTLPPGFRFYPTDEELLVQYLCRKVAGHQFSLQIIGDIDLYKFDPWDLPSKAIFGEKEWYFFSPRDRKYPNGSRPNRVAGSGYWKATGTDKIITTEGRKVGIKKALVFYIGKAPKGTKTNWIMHEYRLSESPRKSGTSRLDDWVLCRIYKKNSSGGQKPAISGVQSKEYSHGSSSSCSSQYDDVLESLPAIDDRFLPVPSMNPTRNFPQEDQKLNLQQLGSGNFDWATLAGLSSFAEIAPAQQIAPTHMNANIVTNGGNDMYAPPLPQMGNGFVEDEVESGIRTQRMLDNSGFFAGTPSPFTPSFSNGLDPFRIRRPTHSSGFGF, translated from the exons ATGGGACTGCAAGAAACCGACCCGCTTTCACAGCTGACGTTGCCTCCCGGGTTCCGGTTCTACCCGACCGATGAAGAGCTTCTGGTTCAGTACCTTTGCAGAAAAGTTGCAGGCCATCAATTCTCTCTGCAGATCATTGGTGATATCGATTTGTATAAATTTGATCCTTGGGATCTACCAA GTAAAGCTATATTTGGAGAAAAAGAATGGTATTTTTTCAGCCCAAGAGACAGAAAGTATCCGAATGGATCGCGACCAAATAGAGTTGCAGGATCTGGATATTGGAAAGCCACGGGGACTGATAAGATCATTACGACGGAAGGAAGAAAAGTTGGTATAAAAAAAGCCCTCGTTTTTTACATCGGAAAGGCACCAAAGGGGACAAAAACCAATTGGATTATGCACGAATACAGACTTTCTGAATCTCCAAGAAAGAGTGGCACGTCTAGG CTGGATGATTGGGTTCTGTGCCGGATTTACAAAAAGAATTCTTCAGGTGGGCAGAAACCCGCCATTTCTGGAGTTCAGAGCAAGGAGTACAGTCACGGTTCTTCTTCCTCCTGTTCATCTCAGTACGATGACGTTTTGGAGTCCTTGCCGGCCATTGATGACCGTTTCTTGCCTGTGCCAAGCATGAATCCCACGAGGAATTTCCCTCAGGAAGATCAGAAGCTGAATCTGCAGCAATTGGGCTCCGGGAACTTTGATTGGGCCACTTTAGCTGGGCTCAGCTCGTTTGCCGAAATCGCTCCAGCCCAGCAAATTGCTCCGACCCATATGAACGCAAACATTGTCACGAATGGAGGAAATGACATGTACGCCCCTCCCTTGCCTCAAATGGGGAATGGTTTCGTTGAAGACGAAGTAGAGAGCGGGATCCGAACTCAACGCATGTTGGACAATTCCGGGTTTTTCGCCGGAACCCCGAGTCCGTTCACTCCGAGCTTCTCCAACGGGCTGGACCCGTTCCGTATTCGTCGCCCGACCCACAGCAGCGGATTTGGGTTTTAG